A region from the Salvia splendens isolate huo1 unplaced genomic scaffold, SspV2 ctg888, whole genome shotgun sequence genome encodes:
- the LOC121791731 gene encoding carboxylesterase 1-like, protein MSETQAISDPYAGLGIRKNSDGSFTRIRPIVDETPACPDPPISVPILTKDVPINPPNNTWARLYLPRSQIQSSAKLPLIVFFHGGGFTVASAASSFFHSFCSEIALHLHALMVSVDYRNAPEHRLPAAYDDCMEALRWVESGDEWLTDHADFSNCYIMGSSAGGNIALHVGLQVSQRVEEVAPVRIRGLILHQPFFGGVERTASEIRLAENEIIPLYLTDTLWDMALPIGVNRDHEFSNPCKGLMEVDKIVSEGWRILVTGYEGDLLIDRQMELAKLLKEKGVMVVEDFREGGFHGIEFSDQSFARALYPVLNNFILHV, encoded by the coding sequence ATGTCAGAAACGCAAGCCATTTCCGATCCCTACGCCGGTCTGGGCATCAGGAAAAACTCCGACGGTTCCTTCACACGCATCCGCCCAATAGTTGATGAGACGCCGGCCTGCCCCGATCCACCTATCTCAGTTCCCATCCTCACCAAGGACGTCCCTATCAATCCACCAAACAACACTTGGGCCCGCCTCTATCTCCCCCGATCCCAAATTCAATCCTCCGCCAAGCTTCCCCTCATAGTCTTCTTCCACGGCGGAGGCTTCACCGTGGCCAGCGCAGCCTCATCCTTCTTCCACAGCTTCTGCTCCGAGATCGCCCTCCACCTCCACGCGCTGATGGTGTCGGTCGACTACCGCAACGCGCCGGAGCACCGCCTCCCTGCCGCCTACGACGACTGCATGGAGGCGCTGCGGTGGGTCGAATCCGGCGACGAGTGGCTCACCGACCATGCCGACTTCTCCAACTGCTACATCATGGGCAGCAGCGCAGGCGGTAACATAGCGCTGCACGTGGGACTGCAGGTGTCGCAGCGCGTGGAGGAGGTGGCGCCGGTGAGGATCCGAGGGCTGATCCTGCACCAGCCATTCTTTGGCGGGGTGGAGCGGACGGCGTCGGAGATTCGGCTGGCGGAGAATGAGATAATCCCGTTATATTTGACTGATACACTGTGGGATATGGCGCTGCCGATTGGGGTTAATCGTGACCACGAATTCTCGAATCCTTGTAAGGGATTGATGGAGGTGGATAAGATTGTGAGTGAGGGGTGGAGGATTTTGGTGACTGGCTATGAAGGTGATCTCTTGATTGATCGTCAAATGGAGTTGGCCAAATTGTTGAAAGAGAAAGGTGTGATGGTTGTGGAAGATTTTAGAGAGGGAGGGTTTCATGGGATTGAGTTCTCTGATCAATCCTTTGCTCGTGCCTTGTATCCTGTTCTGAACAATTTCATTCTTCATGTTTGA